The genomic region GACGGCTCATCACGGTATAGATTCCCAGGGCGAAAAGCCCGGCAGAAACGACGAGAAAGTGAGTCAGTCCAATCATGAGGCTTCCTCCTCGTCCCGGATTTCCCGTCTTGCGATCATCACGGCTCCAATCAGCGCGGCCAGCAGAAGCACGGACGCGATTTCAAAAGGCAGGAGATACTTGCCGAGAAGCTCATAACCCAGAAGGGCCGAGATGCCTTCCCCTGGCGCGAGAACCTGCGGAGCGCGCAAGTTCCAGTCCGAATTAAAGATGAGGAAAAGAACCAGTGCCAGAACGCCGGTGGCCGCCAAAGCCGAAGCCGGGCGATTCATCACCGGGCTGCTCTTTTCCGGCTCCTCGATCCCGCGGGTCAGCATGACGGCAAAAAGGATGAGCACCGTAATGCCGCCGGCATAGACCAGAACCTGCATGGCCGCCAGATAGTCCATGGAAAGTTGAATGTAGAGACCGGCCACTCCGAGAAAGGCGAAGATCAGGGCAAAACCGGAATGAACGATATTGCGGCTCGTGGCCACTACCCATGCCGAGAGCAGGGTGATGAGCGCGAGGATATAAAAGACCAGAGTGAAGACACTCATGATTCCTCTCCCTTCGACTCTTCTGCCACAGGCTTGGGCTTTTTCGGATTCTTGTACACGGGGAGCGGCTCGTCGATGAAGCGTCGGTACAGGTCTCCCAGGTTGTGCCTGGCACCTTCGAACTGCGGGGTGAAGTGAATCGACCCCGTCGGGCAGGGTTCCACACAGAGACCGCAGTACATGCACCTGCCCAGATCAATATCGTAGCGGGTCAGGAAACGCTCCTTTGTTTCCTCGTTCTTCTCCAGTTCGATGTAAATGACATCAATCGGACAGGCCCGGGCACAGAGTTGACATCCCGTGCAGATCTCGACCTCATTGACGAGAAAGCCGCGGTAACGCTCGGGAAGACTGGCTTCCACATCCACCTCGGGATAGAGAACCGTCGTGGGCTTCACCGTCCAGAGGTGTCGGGTCGTGACCTTTAGTCCTTCAACTGTGGTCGAGACGGAATCCCTGATGTTGGAAAAGTAGCGAGCAAGCGCTGACATCTCAGGCACCTCCGAACAGGCCGACGATCAGGTCATAGATTCCTTTTCCACGAAAAAGAACCAGCCAGATCGCAGTCATCACGAGATTGAAGAAGGCAATGGGCACCAGGTACTTCCAGCAGATCGCCATCAACTGATCCACTCGAACTCTCGGAAGGGTCCAGCGCAACTGAAGGATCAGGAGTACCAGGGCAAAGCTCTTGAACAGAAAGACAAGGGTGCCGAAAGCAGCGCCGGCAAAGCTGGAGGGATCCACCGGCACGCCGGGGAAGTTCCATCCTCCGAGAAAGAGTGCCGTCGTGATTCCGGCAACAATCCAGACCGTGGCAAACTCAGCGACAAAGAACATCCCGAAACGAATCCCCGAGTATTCCGTGTTGTATCCGCTGACCAGTTC from Candidatus Krumholzibacteriia bacterium harbors:
- a CDS encoding NADH-quinone oxidoreductase subunit J, which codes for MSVFTLVFYILALITLLSAWVVATSRNIVHSGFALIFAFLGVAGLYIQLSMDYLAAMQVLVYAGGITVLILFAVMLTRGIEEPEKSSPVMNRPASALAATGVLALVLFLIFNSDWNLRAPQVLAPGEGISALLGYELLGKYLLPFEIASVLLLAALIGAVMIARREIRDEEEAS
- a CDS encoding NADH-quinone oxidoreductase subunit I, producing the protein MSALARYFSNIRDSVSTTVEGLKVTTRHLWTVKPTTVLYPEVDVEASLPERYRGFLVNEVEICTGCQLCARACPIDVIYIELEKNEETKERFLTRYDIDLGRCMYCGLCVEPCPTGSIHFTPQFEGARHNLGDLYRRFIDEPLPVYKNPKKPKPVAEESKGEES